Sequence from the Nitrosopumilus maritimus SCM1 genome:
CACTGCACAGGCATGGAGGGAGAAGGACTCAAAGGAATTATTGAAGATGCCAGACTAGAAGACCTCAGTCATTTTGAATCATGTATTGAGAGAATCTATCAATTAGGTGGTTCACTTCCAAATGATGCAACTGAATTTATCAAAATTTCAGGATGTGAGTTTTTACAACTTCCACCAAATCCAACTGATCACAAAGCAATTCTAGAGAAATGTCTCAAAGCAGAACAAGGTGCAATTGTCAACTGGAATAAAATTTGCAAGATGACACTTGGAAAAGATCCAGCAACATATGATATTGCAAAAGACATCTTGGCTGAAGAGATCGAGCATGAGTCTTGGTTCTTAGAGTTAATCTATGGAAGACCATCAGGACACATGAGAAGAAAGTATGCTGGAGAAAGACCACATACAAGAAAACACTCTAGAGCTCTTGATATGGCCTAAGCCAGATCATCTTCTTTCTTATTTTATGTAATTTTAATGACGACAAATAGTGAAGATGCGTTGTTTTATCACGGTTAAATAGAAAAATTACGTATTGATATCATGGTAAAGCAGATTAGTCTTGATGCATGGCAGATTCAGCATCTAGCAGACTTGCTTGAAAAGGGCTCTAAAATTGTTGAGAAAACTAATCGACCTATTGTCCTTTACAGACAAACTCTAGAAGAAGAAGATGAATCTTATGAAGAGATTGTGTGTACACTTACCAAAGGATATGTAATTGAGCAGATGGTGACATCAGGAGGAGTCCTAGTTCCAAGTTTTCACCAACAGTTTGTATTTACCATTGAAGAATATCCTCAAGAATTGTTGAGAAAAAGCAAGGATCGCTTTTTAGAAATGATTGACTTTCTTGATGAGCAACTAAGATAACGCCATAATTAATAAAGACCGTAAAATTCAGGATTTTTGCATGCAATTACTAGAATTTCAGGCAAAAGAGCTATTTCGTGAATATGGCATCAACCTGCTAGACAGTATTTCATCTACAAATATCGAAGAGGGTAGAAAGCATGCAAAAGAGTTAGGATATCCATTTGTGATTAAAATTCAGGTTCCAGTAGGAGGCAGAGGTAAGGCTGGAGGTATCCAAAAATGCCAAAATGATGATGAATTTGAGATAAAATATCCCCAAGTCATGGATTTGACAATAAAGGGAGAAAAAGCAAGAGCCATTCTTTTGGAAAAGATGGCAGATATCAAAAAAGAGTTGTATCTTTCAATATTTTTGAATCGTTCAAAGAGATGTTATACAATTATTGCATCTGATGAGGGCGGTGTTGAAATTGAATCAGTGAAAAACCAAATCATCAAAGAGATCGGATTAGGTGAAGTTTCAGATGATCTTGCACAAGAAGTTGCAAAAGAGATGGGACTAGAAGGAAAACACGCTGAAGGTGTTGTAGACACTTTGAAAAAACTATCAAAACTTACAATTGAAAAAGAAGCAGAACTTGTTGAAATTAATCCACTTGCAATTATGCAAGACGATTCAATAACTGCACTAGATGGAAAGTTTGTTACAGATGATAATAGTAACTTTAGACATCCAGAGTTAGAAAAGTATCAAGAAAAGTCAGAGATTGAAGAGCAAGCTGAAAAAAGCGGATTCTCACTAGTTGAATTAGACGGAGACATTGCAGTAGTAGGTAATGGTGCAGGACTGGTAATGTCTACATTAGATATGTTATCAGATAACGGAGGAAAGCCAGCATGTTTCTTAGATGTTGGTGGCGGTGCAACAACTGAATCAGTTTACGAAGCACTAACTTTGATTAGTAAATTAGATAGAGTAAAAGGAATTTTGGTAAACCTCTATGGAGGAATTGTAAAGACTACAGTAGTAGCTGAAGCATTTCTCAAAGCATATGAGGATAACGTAATTGACTTACCAGTATTTTCAAGACTAAAGGGAACAGAATCAGAAAAAGCAACAGAGATGCTGCAAGGTTCTAGAACCAAAATTTTCAGTACAGTTGAAGAAGCAATCAACGCAGCAGTAATGGGAGTAAAGAATTGACAGACATTTTTGGACTACTAAAGGGAAATCCAGGAGATTCTGATTATGAGAAGAAAGGAGTAATTGTTCAAGGGATTACTGGAGCATATGGTTCACTACATGCAAGAAACATGATTGCATATGGAACAAATGTTGTTGCAGGAGTTACTCCTGGAAAAGGTGGCCAGAAATTTGATGATAAAGTTCCAATTTACAATTCAATGCAAGAAGCAGTAGATGCAACTAATGCTAAAATATCAATTGTCTTTGTTCCAGCAAAGTTCTTTCTTAGTGCTGCAAAAGATGCACTAGAGGCAGGAATCAAACTACTAGTTGCAATTCCAGAGCACGTTCCAGTTAGAGATACAATGGAAACACTAGAGCTTGCAAAACAAAAAGGAGCAGTAGTCATTGGTCCAAACACTCCAGGAATAATGATTCCAGAATTAATTAAAATTGGAATTATGCCACCAATGCCTTTCAAGGCAGGAAAGATTGCCGTTTTATCAAAGAGCGGAACATTACTTTATGAGATTTCAGATGCATTAACTAATGCAGGATTCGGTCAATCAATTACAATTGGCATTGGAGGAGATCCAGTTAATGGAACAAGACTCATTGATGCATTTGACATGGTAAAAGACATTCCAGACTTGGAAGGAATGGTAGTTGTAGGAGAAATTGGTGGAGACTCTGAGGAAATGTTAGCTCAAAGAATTATTGATTCAGGATTTAACAAACCAACTGTTGCATACATTGCAGGTAGAGCAGCACCTAAAGAAAAGAGAATGGGACATGCAGGTGCAATTGTCATGGGAACATATGGTTCAGCTGAATCCAAAGTTTCAATGTTTAACAAGGCAAACATTCCTGTAGCAAAAAGACCTGCAGAAGTACCAGTTTTGCTAGCAGGAAAGATGGAAAAATCCGATTAGATTAAAAGAGAGTGTTTTAGGAGAGAATCAAATGCCAATCACAGACCCAGAAAAGAAACGAATTGCACAGCAAGCTAGACTTGTCATGAGAATTTGTTTTAATTGTGGGGCACGAAACGATGTTGGCGCTACTAGATGCAGAAAATGCAGAAACCCATACTTGAGATTAAAGAACAGAAATCTCGGCGTAAAGAAATAGAACTAGAAATTCATCAGTCTTTGTCTATAATCTACAATTGCAGATTTTATATCAGAATTGTACCTCATTACAAAAGATTTTGCTAAATCAGAATTCTCCAACTCTTCTAGATCAATTTGTAGATCATCAGGTAGTTGTTCGTTCATTTGAAAGAGAATCTTTGCAGCATCAGTATATTGTCCAAGATTTTCAGCATACTCAAATGCTAATTTCATCCTGTCAATTAATGCATCAAATTCCTGTAAAGACATGTTATGATTTTTCAGAATTTAGTACTAAAGGGATTGGTAATTACAAAATATCCAGAATCTAAAGACAAAAAAACTCGTAGTTGCGTAATTTTGTTGGACCGGTCGTCTAGTTTGGTTTGGATGACGCACTCACACTGCGTAAGGGAACAAAATTCTCCGCAAAGGTCGTGGGTTCAAATCCCATCCGGTCCACCTACCTTTATGGGTATTATTTTGGACGCAGATATTCATCGATTTTTCCATATCCCCAAAGAATAAGATGTGAAATTTGAATCTGTAAGAATTCATAATCTTGTAGAATTGTACAATTGGTTTACAAATGTAAAATATTTCAAGTGTATTTTATCATTCAATTGCTTTATACAATTTTTTTGCTATATGTAAAGATCCTTTAAATCAATGAAAGTATTAACATATGCATGACTAAAAAAATTCCTTCAGACAAAGAAATTTTAGATGATATGATAGATGTATTTGATCCTACATTACCAGTATTTACTCCGCTCTCTATTGTTTTAGCTGGCCTAGCTAGTCAAAAGTCTCCTTTACACGAAATTCCTGAACCTGACAAATGGAAAGAAAAGGCGAAAAGAGGATTGGGATTAACAGTTGTCAAACAAGGAAAGTTAACAGCTACTAGAGAAGGCAATTGTGTTGTAAGACGAGGAACTCACATTTTCAAGCACAGATTACATTCCATATGTGAGCCTCACAGTACTGTGATTATTGTTGAAAAATCATCTTCAGAACCTGCAGGAGGAGGAGCAACAATACTAGGAAGTGGAGGCAGTGTCACTACTGCAAATACCATTTACCGAGTTGCAAAATACGACATTGGTACATTATACAGATATGAGTTTAGAGTAACAATTAAAGTAAAATTAACAGTGTGTCCAGGCCAAGAGCCAACAAGCAAAAAAGAAGTTGTTGGTGGAGGCTGGTTCTTGGCAGGTGTTGTCTCACAGTCTATTTGTAAAAGAGAAA
This genomic interval carries:
- the dps gene encoding DNA protection during starvation protein, translated to MSESKEPNVVGINVLKQNGVDVDELVNELIKNAAVEFTAYYYFTNLRAHCTGMEGEGLKGIIEDARLEDLSHFESCIERIYQLGGSLPNDATEFIKISGCEFLQLPPNPTDHKAILEKCLKAEQGAIVNWNKICKMTLGKDPATYDIAKDILAEEIEHESWFLELIYGRPSGHMRRKYAGERPHTRKHSRALDMA
- a CDS encoding succinate--CoA ligase subunit beta, encoding MQLLEFQAKELFREYGINLLDSISSTNIEEGRKHAKELGYPFVIKIQVPVGGRGKAGGIQKCQNDDEFEIKYPQVMDLTIKGEKARAILLEKMADIKKELYLSIFLNRSKRCYTIIASDEGGVEIESVKNQIIKEIGLGEVSDDLAQEVAKEMGLEGKHAEGVVDTLKKLSKLTIEKEAELVEINPLAIMQDDSITALDGKFVTDDNSNFRHPELEKYQEKSEIEEQAEKSGFSLVELDGDIAVVGNGAGLVMSTLDMLSDNGGKPACFLDVGGGATTESVYEALTLISKLDRVKGILVNLYGGIVKTTVVAEAFLKAYEDNVIDLPVFSRLKGTESEKATEMLQGSRTKIFSTVEEAINAAVMGVKN
- a CDS encoding succinate--CoA ligase subunit alpha — encoded protein: MTDIFGLLKGNPGDSDYEKKGVIVQGITGAYGSLHARNMIAYGTNVVAGVTPGKGGQKFDDKVPIYNSMQEAVDATNAKISIVFVPAKFFLSAAKDALEAGIKLLVAIPEHVPVRDTMETLELAKQKGAVVIGPNTPGIMIPELIKIGIMPPMPFKAGKIAVLSKSGTLLYEISDALTNAGFGQSITIGIGGDPVNGTRLIDAFDMVKDIPDLEGMVVVGEIGGDSEEMLAQRIIDSGFNKPTVAYIAGRAAPKEKRMGHAGAIVMGTYGSAESKVSMFNKANIPVAKRPAEVPVLLAGKMEKSD
- a CDS encoding 50S ribosomal protein L40e: MPITDPEKKRIAQQARLVMRICFNCGARNDVGATRCRKCRNPYLRLKNRNLGVKK